tatgaacaacAAAAGATAATTACAGACGCGGAAAAGTGCCCCAGTTTTGTGTAACAATAATGATTTTATCACAAAAGCCGGACAAAGAAAATTGGAACAATCCACCTCCTTAACAGTGATTTTTATATAACTGTCAATGTCAACATGACAAAACAATGACTGCAACTGTCACTGTCAAGTGTCAGAGTCATCGATAACGTAAACATTTGAAGACTGTGGATTATAGGTCTTTTGAAATCAAAGCTAAACAGAAATATTTGAGAAAATATTCTTAGGATATAATTTGCTAAACCGAGGAATTTGTTTCGGTAAATCTGTACTCCATTGATGAAAGAAAAAATACcaaattatttagaaacaaCCCAGAAAACCTAAGCAGCATTATTATCAAAATACAGGAATCCTAATGaatgtaaaaaaaagaatattgacATTGATCAtagactttttttaaatgaaaatcatAGAGGattcatttgacattgacattaaCATTTACATTTACTTTGTCACACCGACCAGAAATTTGTCAAAACAAAAgtcaattttgatttttgtcGATTTTTGCgattttatagtttttgttaataaaaatataatttgtcgCATTAAATCGTAGTAGAATGAAAATTTGTTGCACATTACTAAAGTTCAAATACTATTTCTAAAGTTTAACACAATGGAAGACGTGTTAGACGAAGTAGTTTCTTCGGAAGATTTGCAAGTAAGTGTGCAATTTGTTTTGTATGCATTTCTAATGTAAGATAGTGAGTCACGCTGATTGTTTCaatttcgcaatgttttttATAGAAATTCGAGAAGATTTTTCATGAGCAACTGCATCAAGGCAACGTCACACACAAAGCTCAGTTCGAATACGCATGGTGCCTGGTACGAAGCAGATACCCAACTGATATAAGGAAGGTTCGTACTTAGAAAACTTGCATCCTTTATTTGGGGTCTTACCCATTATTTAAGCCTAAATTCCGCTTACTGAAAAGCCTTTGATTGGTACAACATCACtatcaataattttcattttcttaTTGAGCCTGTTTCAAATCTTATGTTGTTTTTCAGGGTATACTGCTATTAAAAGAGTTATTCAATTCCCATTCAGAGGGCAAAAGGGACTACCTTTTCTATCTTGCTATCGGCAATGCTAGGATAAAGGAGTACAATAAAGCTCTGCATTATGTGAAGGCATTCCTTGAGATCGAGCCCGCTAACCAACAGGTCCTCGCACTAGAGGTGAGTTCGACAAGTTCTGTTCCTGCTACAGGGGTTTTTGATACACCAGGCACcaattccgttgtctttctctaaactaaatttagagtatctgcatccttttctttttaacaatgctaaaaatggacagaacatgaactttacatttaaaaactctaaattttagtgcacgctacaaatttaaacagtaggctcgcgactgtgcactaaaatcacgggttttaccatctaaatattacatttaaaactgtcaaactgcatctgtcctcttcatattacattagtaagaagagaatgcgaatactctaaaattaagtgctcagaatcagtaccaatatttcACTAATGTTATTTTTAACACAATGTTTTGTGTTTGTATATATGTGTAGTGTGTACTGTGTTGTGTTGGATATGACCTCTATCACAAAGAAAAAAGAGATTTAAcaaagtacttatttatttacaaaataaataatttacatggCATGTAGCCAAAACTTTCACAACCTTTATGCCAACATTCCAACATTCTTATTAAggctggattttttaaaatgtaaataaaggaAATGAATGTTTAATGATTTTTGAAGAACTTACAATTctaaaatacttaagtatttgagtgttatgataatttttatcatttttaacagacttcaaaaaaggtggtggttctcaattctgctcgtattttttttatttaatgtatgtacatagatttttagggttccatacttcaaaaggaaaaacggaacccttataggatcactttgttgtctgtctgtctgtctgtcagtcaagaaacctacagggcacttcccgttgacctagaatcatgaaattgggcaggtaggtgggtcttatagctggctataggggaaaaatctgaacgtgaatttgtggtcacatcacacaaaaaaattaaattgtggtcataaactaataattagtattttcaattttcgaagtaagataactatatcaagtggggtatcatatgaaaaggcttcacttgtacattctaaaacagatttttatttatttcacacaGGTACAGGTATTTCCTCGTGCAGAGGGAGAAGCTCGTTCTTGTATAATATGTTTGGATTAGGAAATCAAACATTTCAGTTCGCCATTAGAAAATGTATTCACTGAGGAGTGCCGACATGAACTGAGATTGTCATACACTTTCGCAACCTACCCACTTACATTAACTTTATTCATACAACAAAGTATGAAGTAGGTATCCTAAACACAAACTTTGGTACTTATCGCCGTCCCTACTGTATACATAACATTGTATTTAagttgaattaattattattatagcctagtggttaagacgtccgccttctaatcggaggtcgggggttcgatcgccggcacgcacctctaacttttcggagttatgtgcgttttaagtaattaaatgtcacttgcttgaacggtgaaggaaaacatcgtgaggaaacctgcatgcctgagaattctccataatgttctcaaaggtgtgtgaagtctgccaatccgcacttggccagcgtggtagactatggccaaaacccttcttactctgagaggagacctgtgctctgtagtgagccggtgatgggttgatcatgatgatgatgatatgataaaaggaaaaggtgactgactgatctatcaacgcacaactcaaactactggatgggcCCGATCCCTTAGTAGTTTGACATACAGATAGCtactacgacgtaggcatcctgacgacctgcatacctgagagttctcaaaggtgtgtgaagtctaccaatccgcacatggccagagaggagacccgtgctctgtagtgagccggcgatgggttgatctgatgatgatgattatcattATTCCAGCGCCAGATCAACAAGCGCATGGAGAAGGAGGGCCTGCTGGGGATGGCGGTGGCGGGCGGCGCCGTGCTCGCCATCGGCGGGCTGGTGGGGCTCGGCATCGCGCTGGCTTCCAGCAAGAAATAGCATTTGGCTTTCTTGTAAGTGTTGGTGCTACGTcgccattttgttttgtataataaacaaaattactACGGTTGCGATATCGTCGATACTGGCTTATTTTGACTAGATAGTAagataatgtacatcaacctttaaaaGAGGACagctgatttgtagagcattctcTTTGTCGttgcgaccgacaaaacgtcacataggtacgcgacagaaaataatgtacatcaacctttagaagaagatagctgttttgtagagcattgtctctgccgttgcgaccgacaaaacgtcacatacgtatgagtgacagagacaacgttctacaaagccgaaatatcattctaaaggccgaagtacattattttctgccgcttactgtacagatatagcttgtatCCGGGAGACAGactaaatactttttatcccggaaaatcagagttctcaagggatttttaaaatttcaatccACACGGATGACTGCCGCGTACATTATAATTTGTCGTTAAACTGcgaaataagcctaaaatcaATATAGTCTATGGTGTTGTTGTCTCTTTCCAGAATGAACGCCCTCGTCGGCGTTCATTACCTTCTGACTAAGAAGAAGGAGAAACGGGACTAGCGGGTccgccacacacacacacaaaacacGAACTTTCCACACTTGTACACTTTACATTatactaattagtatttatGTACAAAAATAGAGTGTATATATGTACTCTCTTGAACTAAAAGGCTTCTAAacatgattgttttttttttaaattacagtaGAAACACGATTATTTTGACTGACTGTTGACTAAGGAAATTTTgagttttaaatgtatgtaaacAAAGGTATCGCTAAAATCGGtttaaccgccgtactcagagtcgcttaatcgttacttaagtttagttaaaacgagacagagctagatctctcacataaatctgtctcgttttaagtcaatcataagtaacgattagcgactctgagtgcggctgtatgtCTGTAAATTTTTGGCTCAAGGCACATTGCGAAGTCTTTTCTGGAAGGAAACAAAGTAAACTGTACTTTATCCCCATTCACTAGTCATACAAGCCAAAGACtttctttcaaataatttattacatgCGCCCATAGATAATACACTACTGCGCCGGCCgccgaaaaaaaaaacataatccaGCTGCATCTCCAGGTCACCTACATACATCCCCTAGCTATTGTATCATCATTTAGTTACATATTTTTACGAATTTTCTAGATAAATaggcattttgtattttttttgtgtaacgcctgaacaaaaacaaaatgcaATATTTTGGTTTTAGCCATTGATTTTgaatataagtataaaaaaatataattttatcatcatcatcatcatcatcagcctgtggacgtccactgttggacataggcctaaagagcgccactacACCCGGTCCTCACCCtgcctcatccagccacttcccgccagcctctttatatcgtcggtccatcgtgctggagggcgtcccacactacacttgcttaaacgcggtctccactcaaggacttttcggctccaattaattaaatatataatttaactatataaaaaataaaaaaaattagatgtgTCTCGTTTCTGTCGCATCTGCGTTTTTTCTATGGGGCGTGACCGTTCTTTGTTTATCACAGCAAGTCCAGATAATTGGGTTTCTACTTTATTTGAAaatgtagtttatttattttctaagaataaaatatagtaatatattattatgtgataaagtataatatt
The DNA window shown above is from Maniola hyperantus chromosome 1, iAphHyp1.2, whole genome shotgun sequence and carries:
- the Fis1 gene encoding mitochondrial fission 1 protein, yielding MEDVLDEVVSSEDLQKFEKIFHEQLHQGNVTHKAQFEYAWCLVRSRYPTDIRKGILLLKELFNSHSEGKRDYLFYLAIGNARIKEYNKALHYVKAFLEIEPANQQVLALERQINKRMEKEGLLGMAVAGGAVLAIGGLVGLGIALASSKK